A section of the Chryseobacterium ginsenosidimutans genome encodes:
- the pelA gene encoding pectate lyase, which yields MKLKLSIAAFSLISLGFSAQIKDTLAEKMLVYQLPNGGWGKQLDDKSVVNYNLPIDKTLLKKIKGTGDDHATIDNNATSREINALIKAYVATKNPEYLKSAEKGISYLLLMQYKNGGFPQYYPNSAIYRKQVTYNDNAMINALTVLYNVAEGKNDFDVVDLKLKEKSKIAVQKGIECILKTQVLQKGTPAIWADQYNEITLQPDKARAFEPISLATAESVGIVRFLMQQPITPEIERSVKSAVKWFKANDIEGYSYNVTKQNDKTVRVLAEDKNSVIWARFYDVATNKPLFGDRDGSVKYNYYEVSEERRNGYSWYGDFAEKLINKEYPKWLEKNKIFDQ from the coding sequence ATGAAATTAAAACTTTCAATAGCTGCTTTTTCTTTAATAAGTTTGGGTTTTTCAGCCCAGATAAAGGATACTTTGGCTGAAAAAATGCTTGTTTATCAGCTTCCGAACGGCGGGTGGGGAAAACAGCTTGATGATAAATCGGTGGTAAATTACAACCTGCCGATTGATAAAACTCTTCTTAAAAAGATAAAAGGAACAGGCGATGATCATGCAACGATTGACAATAATGCAACCTCAAGGGAAATCAACGCTTTAATAAAAGCGTATGTTGCAACAAAAAATCCTGAATATCTTAAGTCTGCCGAAAAAGGAATCAGCTATCTTCTGTTGATGCAGTATAAAAACGGAGGTTTTCCTCAATATTATCCCAATTCGGCAATCTACAGAAAGCAGGTAACTTACAATGATAATGCGATGATCAATGCTTTGACGGTTTTATACAATGTTGCGGAAGGGAAAAATGATTTTGATGTTGTTGATTTAAAATTAAAGGAAAAATCGAAAATTGCAGTTCAGAAAGGAATCGAATGTATTTTAAAAACTCAGGTTTTACAAAAAGGAACTCCTGCAATCTGGGCAGATCAGTATAATGAAATTACCCTTCAGCCGGATAAAGCGAGAGCTTTTGAACCTATTTCTCTTGCAACTGCAGAATCTGTAGGTATCGTGAGGTTTTTAATGCAGCAGCCCATAACTCCTGAAATTGAAAGGTCTGTGAAATCTGCTGTAAAATGGTTTAAAGCAAATGATATCGAAGGGTACAGCTATAATGTGACAAAACAAAACGACAAAACGGTAAGAGTATTGGCGGAGGACAAAAATTCTGTAATCTGGGCAAGATTTTATGATGTTGCAACCAATAAACCGCTTTTTGGAGACCGTGACGGAAGCGTAAAGTATAATTATTACGAAGTTTCCGAAGAAAGAAGAAACGGATACAGCTGGTATGGCGATTTTGCTGAAAAGCTCATTAATAAAGAATATCCAAAATGGCTGGAAAAAAATAAAATTTTTGATCAATAG
- the rbfA gene encoding 30S ribosome-binding factor RbfA — MESNRQRKVAQIIQEDFAELFRKQASESKQSILVSVSDVKVSADLGIAKIYLSIFPQEFRSAVMKEIEENKAQYRNFIGQKMAKQVRVIPNLNFYLDTALDDVEKLERELRGEGDNPIL; from the coding sequence ATGGAAAGTAACAGACAAAGAAAAGTAGCTCAGATTATACAGGAAGACTTCGCGGAGCTTTTCCGCAAACAGGCTTCAGAAAGCAAACAGAGCATTTTAGTATCAGTTTCAGATGTAAAAGTATCTGCAGATCTTGGTATTGCCAAAATTTATTTAAGCATATTTCCGCAGGAATTCCGTTCTGCCGTAATGAAAGAAATTGAAGAAAATAAAGCTCAATACAGAAATTTCATCGGTCAGAAAATGGCAAAACAGGTACGTGTAATTCCTAACCTTAACTTTTATTTGGACACTGCTCTTGATGATGTCGAAAAATTAGAACGAGAATTAAGAGGAGAAGGCGACAATCCTATTTTATAA
- a CDS encoding VIT domain-containing protein: MRNLYIKLLLFFPVLCLAQIPTIETADGKGGYEKNNQVILQKLNIETKIVGPISTNVVTMVFKNNSNRLREGRLTFPLPEGVNASGYALDINGKLRNAVPVEKEKAKEVYETIKKRNVDPGVLEKVEGNNFRTTIYPINANGGERTVQITYNYELKKSGNNYQYFLPLNYTSEIPEFNIKTSVFQNTDSPQLEEKPDESFDFAKNGNIWVAETHKTKYKPGNNLKINFPQNNENQSVLIQKASGDSSYFLANLNVNPNERAKKLPNKLAIVWDNSLSGKKRDHVKEWSLLEEYFKTNKNVTVKTYFINNTFDEGKTFKINDGNWDELKSYLSQTIYDGGTDFGQLKSLREDEILFFTDGLSSFGELKLGWNKPTYTISSSNNVNFNQLKFISNKTGGEFLNLNENDPKKEVSKLLFQPLKFLGIEDNSSLSETYPSLIQTISQDFVLTGILKGNQTTIKAKFGYGNEVTETKTIILNINEQAVKDWEISKFWAQKKLNELEIFEKQNKEDIKNLSKQFGLVSNNMSLMVLENVEDYVRYDITPPAELRTQFNEIVKNNRAEKDVRVNDLMNDAEEMTRNLKEWWKKEYKQKEKSKRHPEPNQYSSDIDYATGRNQNIEEVVVRGIVGVNRERTVEPEYTPSPATVSSPVADEAPRPQADEAVEISKSGSPIADRSNRIEEVVMVGYGVRKKQESVTSASSVVTSGPVREKAQISVRGMSSIASNVAIQALEGRVAGLEVRKNSENESPVNITSSGRMNVIDVNSKAEYMKLFNEAKSAEAIYQIYLKNRKEYENLPQYYFDVSQLLFKNNDKKSGLKVLSSIADLDIENEELYKLLAYKLKQAEVFDKELFVTQKVLEWRPFDPQSYRDYALALEDNKQYQGALDNLYKVLTQSYTQELANRDDGIEETIIMEINQLIDNYRNKLDLKNINPKIIADLPVDVRVVINWNKDDTDIDLWVTDPNNERCYYSHSETEIGGRLSNDFTSGFGPEQFLLKKAIKGKYKIQTNFFGERQVGIAGPTAIMAEVYINYATGRQERKIVVFQNQKDSERGSEDGILIGEFEF, encoded by the coding sequence ATGAGAAACTTATATATAAAATTGTTGTTGTTTTTCCCTGTTTTGTGCTTGGCGCAGATTCCGACTATTGAAACGGCGGATGGGAAAGGAGGATATGAGAAAAATAATCAGGTTATTCTTCAGAAATTAAATATTGAAACCAAAATTGTAGGACCCATTTCTACCAATGTCGTGACCATGGTTTTCAAAAATAATTCGAACCGTTTGAGAGAAGGACGATTGACTTTTCCTCTTCCAGAAGGTGTGAATGCGAGTGGTTATGCTCTGGATATTAACGGAAAACTTCGAAATGCCGTTCCTGTAGAAAAAGAAAAGGCCAAAGAAGTCTACGAAACCATAAAAAAAAGAAATGTTGATCCCGGAGTTTTGGAAAAAGTGGAAGGAAACAACTTTCGTACAACAATTTACCCGATCAATGCAAATGGAGGCGAAAGAACGGTTCAGATTACTTATAATTATGAATTAAAAAAATCTGGAAATAATTATCAATATTTCTTGCCATTAAATTATACGTCTGAAATTCCGGAATTCAATATTAAAACAAGTGTTTTTCAGAATACGGATTCTCCACAGTTGGAAGAAAAACCGGATGAAAGTTTTGATTTTGCTAAAAACGGAAATATTTGGGTTGCTGAAACTCACAAAACAAAATATAAACCAGGAAATAACTTAAAAATCAATTTTCCTCAAAATAATGAAAACCAAAGTGTTTTGATTCAAAAGGCTTCGGGTGATTCATCTTATTTTCTGGCGAATCTGAATGTTAATCCTAATGAAAGAGCAAAAAAGCTTCCAAATAAACTGGCAATTGTCTGGGACAATTCTTTAAGCGGAAAGAAACGCGATCATGTAAAAGAATGGAGTTTGCTGGAGGAATATTTTAAAACAAATAAAAATGTGACTGTAAAAACATATTTCATCAACAACACTTTCGATGAAGGAAAAACTTTTAAAATAAATGACGGAAACTGGGATGAACTAAAATCTTATTTATCTCAGACAATATATGATGGCGGAACAGATTTTGGGCAGTTGAAATCATTGAGAGAAGATGAAATTTTATTTTTCACAGATGGATTATCTTCTTTCGGAGAGTTAAAATTAGGTTGGAACAAACCTACTTACACCATTTCATCATCCAATAATGTGAATTTTAATCAATTAAAGTTCATCAGTAACAAAACAGGAGGAGAATTTTTAAACTTAAATGAAAATGACCCTAAAAAAGAAGTAAGTAAATTATTATTTCAGCCGTTGAAGTTTTTAGGAATTGAAGATAATTCTTCACTTTCGGAAACTTATCCTTCTTTGATTCAAACAATTTCGCAGGATTTTGTGTTAACAGGTATTTTAAAAGGAAATCAAACAACAATTAAAGCAAAATTCGGATATGGAAACGAAGTAACGGAAACAAAAACCATTATTTTAAATATAAATGAACAGGCTGTAAAAGATTGGGAGATTTCAAAATTCTGGGCTCAGAAGAAACTGAATGAGCTGGAAATTTTTGAAAAACAAAATAAAGAGGATATTAAAAATTTAAGTAAACAATTCGGTTTGGTAAGTAATAATATGAGCTTAATGGTGTTGGAAAATGTGGAAGATTATGTTCGATATGACATTACTCCGCCTGCAGAATTGAGAACCCAATTTAATGAAATTGTTAAAAATAACAGAGCAGAAAAAGATGTAAGAGTAAATGACCTGATGAATGACGCCGAAGAAATGACGCGAAATTTAAAAGAATGGTGGAAAAAAGAATATAAACAAAAAGAGAAGTCAAAACGTCATCCTGAACCTAATCAATACTCTTCGGATATAGATTATGCAACTGGAAGAAACCAAAATATTGAAGAAGTTGTGGTAAGGGGAATAGTCGGAGTCAATCGGGAACGTACAGTCGAACCTGAATATACACCATCGCCGGCAACAGTTTCAAGTCCGGTTGCAGATGAAGCACCACGTCCACAAGCTGACGAAGCTGTTGAGATTTCTAAATCAGGATCACCTATTGCTGATCGATCTAATAGAATAGAAGAAGTTGTTATGGTTGGTTATGGAGTTAGAAAAAAGCAGGAATCGGTAACTTCTGCATCATCAGTTGTTACTTCTGGACCTGTAAGAGAAAAGGCGCAGATCAGTGTAAGGGGAATGTCTTCTATTGCTTCAAATGTTGCTATTCAGGCACTTGAAGGAAGGGTTGCAGGACTTGAAGTGAGAAAAAATTCAGAAAATGAAAGTCCTGTTAATATCACGAGTTCCGGAAGAATGAATGTAATAGATGTGAATTCTAAAGCAGAGTATATGAAGCTTTTTAATGAAGCTAAAAGTGCAGAAGCAATTTATCAGATTTATCTTAAAAACAGAAAAGAGTATGAAAATCTGCCTCAGTATTATTTTGATGTTTCTCAGTTGTTGTTTAAAAATAATGATAAGAAATCAGGGCTAAAAGTATTAAGTTCTATCGCAGATCTTGATATTGAAAACGAGGAATTGTACAAATTATTGGCTTATAAATTAAAACAGGCTGAGGTTTTTGATAAAGAACTTTTTGTAACTCAAAAAGTATTGGAATGGCGACCATTTGATCCTCAAAGTTATAGAGATTACGCATTGGCCTTGGAAGATAATAAACAATATCAGGGAGCTTTGGATAATTTGTATAAAGTTTTAACGCAGTCTTATACTCAGGAATTGGCAAATCGTGATGACGGAATTGAAGAAACAATTATCATGGAAATCAATCAATTGATCGATAATTACAGAAACAAATTAGATCTTAAAAATATCAATCCGAAAATTATTGCAGATCTTCCGGTAGATGTAAGAGTGGTGATCAATTGGAACAAAGATGATACAGACATCGATCTTTGGGTAACAGATCCAAATAACGAACGTTGCTATTATTCTCATTCTGAAACTGAAATAGGAGGAAGATTGAGTAATGATTTTACAAGTGGCTTTGGACCGGAGCAGTTTTTACTGAAGAAGGCAATCAAAGGAAAATATAAAATTCAGACCAATTTCTTCGGTGAAAGACAGGTTGGAATTGCAGGACCAACGGCTATTATGGCAGAAGTTTATATCAACTATGCAACAGGAAGACAGGAAAGAAAAATAGTGGTTTTCCAGAATCAGAAAGACAGTGAAAGAGGTAGTGAAGACGGGATTCTGATTGGGGAGTTTGAGTTTTAG
- the mce gene encoding methylmalonyl-CoA epimerase: MKLEHIGIAVKSLGVSDELFAKLLGKESYKKESVEREGVVTSFYETGESKIELLEASKEDSPISKFIDKKGEGIHHLAFGVENILEEIERLKKEGFQFISEEPKEGADNKLVAFLHPKSTNGVLVELCQEKQ; this comes from the coding sequence ATGAAATTAGAACATATCGGTATTGCCGTAAAATCTTTGGGAGTCTCTGATGAGCTTTTTGCAAAACTTTTAGGAAAAGAATCTTACAAGAAAGAATCCGTAGAAAGAGAAGGAGTTGTGACTTCATTTTATGAAACCGGCGAAAGTAAAATTGAACTTCTTGAAGCCAGTAAAGAGGACAGTCCGATCTCAAAATTTATTGATAAAAAAGGAGAAGGTATCCATCATTTGGCTTTTGGCGTTGAAAATATACTTGAAGAGATCGAAAGATTAAAAAAAGAAGGATTTCAGTTTATTTCCGAAGAACCAAAAGAAGGCGCTGATAACAAATTAGTTGCCTTCCTGCACCCGAAATCGACCAATGGAGTGTTGGTAGAACTTTGTCAAGAAAAGCAATAA